A stretch of DNA from Dermacentor albipictus isolate Rhodes 1998 colony unplaced genomic scaffold, USDA_Dalb.pri_finalv2 scaffold_15, whole genome shotgun sequence:
CGGACCTCGACCACGGCCACTCCTTCTCCAACACCATCGCTGCCGTCCAACCGAGGCAGCCCGGGAGCACCAGCCTCCGAGGCTCACAAGCAGGCGGCCATGCAGGAGCTCTCCCCAGGCAGGGCAGAGGTGCAGGACCATGACGGAAGCACCCACGACTTCGGGACCCAGGACGAACATGCTGGTACCACACGACCAGAGGGCAGTGCATGGATCTTAGAGGACGAAACGGCAGAGCTGCGGGCATTGAGCCGGTTGCCTGAGTCTGCTGGGGAGTGAGCACGGTTCGAAAACATCTTCGACCGTGCCATTGCAGCCCCAACAAAACACCTGCGGCTGCCAGTCGGGGACTCGCGCCAATCACGGAGGCGCGAGGTGAACCCCGACAACACCCAGCAGATCCAAACACTATACAGAAGGAACCGGCGCCGGGCAGTGCGGTTAATCACTGAAGGCCCGTCGCAGCTCTGTGCGATCGACCCCCATGCACTGCAGGACCACTACTCGAACCTCTGGTCACCAACAACCGTGGATACCAGCATCCTGCGGTCAAGGCTTCCGGCCACCGAAGAACTGGACTTGTGCCCCTTTTCACCGGAAGAAATCGCAGCCAAGCTCCGTAAATGCGAGAGTACAGTTCCAGGGGAGGACCGCCTCACGTACCACCACTGGAGGCAGGTGGACCCTGAGGGCAGGTTCCTAGCGGCGGTATACAACGTATGCCTCCAATACCGCCTCACGCCCCTGAGCTGGAAGTCGACGAGGACTATCCTGATCTACAAGAAGGGCGACCGCGAGGAACCCACAAACTGGCGACCCATTGCCCTTGGTCGCACAATTGCCAAACTGTATGCCGGGTCTCTCACCACCCGGCTGCAGAGGTGGTTGGGCGGCCATGCGGTACTGTCCAGGTGTCAGAAGGGCTTCCTGCCGCACGATGGGGTGTTTGAACACAACTTCGTGCTGCAGGGACGCCTGGATGATGCGAGGACCGGAGGTGGGGAGCTGTGCGTGGGGTTCCTCAATTTTGCCAACGCCTTCGGCTCGGTCGCCCATCAGGCCCTCGTCGACGCTGTCCGCGGCGCCGGCGCGGGGGAGGCCTTTGCTACCATCATTGAAGACCTCTACCGCGCCAACACCACCTGCGTCGTGGCAGCAGCTGGCATTACGGAGCCAATCACCATCGGAGCTGGGCTGAGACAGGGCTGTCCTCTGAGCGGcctgcttttcaacctggtggtGGACCCGGTCATCCGTGCAGTACAGGGAGGCGATAGGCAGCACAACATCCTTGCCTACGCCGATGATCTGACGCTGCTGGCCGCGGATCCCACCACCCTGCAGAGCCGCTTGGACCGTGTAACAGCCCTGTCGGCCCGGCTCGGGCTGCGACTGAACGCCGCCAAGTGCCGGTCTCTACACCTGTCTGGTCGCCACCCCGTGGGTACACGGCCCACCTCTTTCACCGTGGGTGGCGACCCGATTCCGGCGCTTGGCGACTTCGAGGGGCACAAGTTCCTGGGCCGTCCAGTGGGGTTCAGGGTGCTACCGGACGAGACGACGGTCGACGAGGCCATCCACCTAGGCAGAAAGCTACTCTCCTCTATGCTCGCCCCATGGCAGAGGCTGGATGCCATTAAGACAATTTTGTATCCAGCCCAGAACTTTGCCATGCGGGTGCGCCTTGCCAGCAAAGGAGAGTGGCAACGCCTGGGCGAGGAGCTCCGCCCGCTCATCAAGAAGACCCTGTACATGCCAGCCAGAGCTTCCAATGAATACTTGTACGGAAGCTCTCAGGCTGGCAGTGCAGGGATCCCACTTGCGGCGGAGCTCAGCGACATCTGCCGGGTGGATGGGACCTTCAAGCTACTAACGTCGACCGACGTGGAGGTGCGGGAGCGTGCAGCAGGGGACCTAGAGGGTGTCGTGTCAAGGCGGCTAAGACGACCCGCTAACACCGAGGACATGGAGGCCTACCTCTCAGGCGAGACAGAGGGCGACTTCCGACAAACGTCCACACAGGTCCAGTCTGTGTGGACGGAGGCCCGGAAAGCCTCCCGTTGCCTCTCCATCGCCTGGGAGCTTTTGGAGCATGGAGGCCGCATCAACTGCGGAGAGGCCTCTGTGTCGGCGAGGAACCGCCACAAGCTGGTCAAGACCATACGGGCGCTCCTCTCCACTGAAAGGGACAGAACTCTGCATGACAAACCAAACCAAGGCAAGGCGATGGTGTGTGTGGCGGCCGACCCGGCAAATTCCCACTTCATGAGGTCCGGCCGCTACACCCGCTTCAACGACTGGCGCTTCGTGCATCGAGCCCGACTAAATCTTCTCCCCCTCAATGCCACAAGACTCTGGGCACCCGCAGCCGACAAAAGATGCAGGCGCTGCGGGTACGGGGAGGAGACACTGCCTCATGTACTTTGCCATTGCATGCGGCAGAGCCGGGCCATGACGGAGCGTCACAACACCATCGTCGCCAGAATAAAAAAGCCTGCCTTGGGGAGGTTTACAGTCATTGCAGAGAACCAGGTCGTGGGCACTACATCACTCAAACCAGACCTGGTACTGGCCCGTGGAGAGGAGGCACTGATCCTGGACATCTGCTGCCCTTTTGAGAACAGGCTGCAGGCGTTCCAGGACGCCCGGAAGGCTAAGGAGGAGAAGTACGCCCCTGTACAGCGTCATCTCCTCCGGCGGTTCCAACGCGTGACGGTGGACGCGGTGGTCGTCGGCTGCCTTGGCACCTGGGATCAGGGGAATGATCGCGTGATGCGCAGGCTATGCAGTAGGTCATACCTACGGACACTCAAACGCCTGTGCATCAGCGATACCATCATCGCCTCTACAAAGATTTTTAGAGCCCATGTAGGCACCTCTTAGATGATCTTATGTTTTTAGAGAAGCGCcatttttgcactgttttacaCCTTTACAGTTTTAGTCTTTTATTACTAACATCACTAACTAGTCTTTTAGTCATTTCTTTGCGTTTTTAGATTATACACCTTTTATCCGTTTCTTCTTTGGTTTTGTAACACATATTTTTGATATACTGTAACTAGCATAATAAAAaactctgttcttatcagcttaatatctgatccGGGTTCTACATGGACCCACGATATTCCTCAGGCGATCACCTTCCTCGGGCGAACAGTCGGGTTCTCGGTGCTACCGGACCAGGCAACCGTGGACGAAGCCATCAATGTGGGTCGCCGCCTGCTTACCTCGATGCTCGCCCTGTGGCAGAGATTGGACGCCGGTAAAACATTTGTATTTCCGGCGCTCAACTTTGCCATGAGGTGTGGCTCCCTTGGTAAGGCAGAGTGGTCTCGCCTGGACACAACGCTTCGCCCACTGATCAAGCGGATCCTCTACCTGCCtgccaatgctgctaacgaatacCTATACGGTAGCTCCGCAGCGGGTGCCATTGGCATAACTGTGGCGGGAGAAGTCAGTGACATCTGCAGAGTTGACAATGCTTTCAAACTTCTTTCCTCTGCAGACACTGAAGTCCAGGACCTGGCACTGCAGGCGCTGACCGTCGTGACATGCAGGAGGTTGAGGCGCAATGCAGAACCGGGTGACATGGACGCCTACCTGAGCGGCGCGACTGAGGGTGACTTCCGGGCCACAGTGACGCAGCTCCAGTCCGTGTGGACGGAAGCCCACAAGGCTTCTCCGAATTCCCAGGTGACACCAAGACGCCGAGAAGACGGGCCCCGCATCTCCAGGGGTGACATAACACTTGGCCCGAGAAAACGTACTAAGGTGGTGAAGACACTCCGGACGGCACTGGGAAACGCACGAGATCACGATCTCCACCAAAAGCCCAGTCAGGGGAAAGTGATGGAGTGCGTTGCCGCCGACCGGAGCAGTTCCCACTTTGTACGTAGCGGTCAATTCACGAGGTTTGCCGACTTGGCAAACCTCGTGAATTGACCGCTACGTACAAACGAATGACCGCTACGTGAATGTGAACTGACCGCTACGTACTACGAACGTCGTTCCCCTGAACGCAGCGAGGCCATGGGCTACAGCGGTGGACCAACGGTGTAGGATTTGTGGCGGTCAACCAGAGACCCTGCCACATGTCCTGTGTCACTGCATGACTCACAGTCAAGCATACACCAACCGCCACAACCAGATCGTGAGCCGAGTGAAAACCGCTGCCTCCACCAAGTTCACTGTCACCCACGAGAATCGAGCAGTAGGTAATACTAATCTCCGTCCTGACCTTGTGCTTTGCAGGGGCGAGGAGGCGATCATCATTGATGTAACCTGCCCGTTCGAGAATCGGCCTGCAGCCCTGAACGCGGCCCGCCAGGGGAAGGAGGAGAAGTACCAGCCGGTCCGGGAGTACCTGCTGCGGAAGATCCAGAAAGTGACCGTGGAGGCCATCATCATCGGGGCCCTTGGATCGTGGGATCCCAGAAACGACCGGGTGATGCGCTGCTTCTGCAGCCGCAAATACCTGTGGCTGTTCAAGAAACTGGCCGTGAGCGAGACAATAGCTGCATCACGAGCACAAAAACTTCCAATATACCCAAGAAACACTAAACAAACACACACCTCCATGCCTGCCCAAAAACTAAACAGCAAACTCTAGTAAATCCACATCAATAAAACTGCCTTTCATGAGAAAATGTAACAAGCATTTTTTTCCAAAACCTCTGTTCTTATGAggttaatatctgatacgggttctatgtGGACCCACGATATAAAATccatttttggaagttggcggagtgcttgaaggctgcttcaccttcgccgcaggtcggcccggtattgcactacctccgtgatcggcccccgctcacttaggtgagacttcattcaatcaaaatgaagaacacaagctcgaagcgagcactcacgtgacacgcaccattcccatactatacgcaacgatgccggtgtttctgaacgattgtctactgtaatgagccacttggggggaagggtgattagccgtgggttttgcaatcaatgtaagtcccactcaaagccaacactggattttggagttcactatcgcttggATCCGTAAAccacagcaagctcgccctgccaaaatccgctgccctagtggaagaaaggttccctatgaaacaaaaatggagtgcccgatttccggcaactaCTGTGTAGCCTTTGTGTGCACATTTTCGCttcagtgggaccgagcgcctcgaaaacaaacttgtatGGCCAAGtatggcgaaatatattcaagggttcagaggtgcctccgCTTTTCAACCTGTATgctatgaatacctgttgctaccttttcgtcatcatcatcctgctagctatggccactgcagggcaaagacctctcccataattctccaagcaccccggtcacgtgtaaccCCGGTCACGGTCGCGGTGTAGTGCCTGCGcacttcctaatctaatctgccctcctaaatttccgccaccccatgctacgcttcccttctcttggaattcagtcggcaACCCTTAATGATCTtacccccacattgcatgccctgcgcatgcccatttctttttcttggtttaaactaaggtgtcattagctcgcgcttgttcgctcaccccccgaatctgctctattcttatcccccgtagcactacacccatcattcttctttccaaagctcgttgcgtcgccctcaactGCCcgtcggtaatccttaaggttcttcgttgcggcactcgtgGCATCTTTCTCATTGAAATAAGGCTATTTTGTTCAGTTTTGGGgcaaaactcaatgagctaggcgcgattgtgtccccggcgccgctctcaacaaagTGGCgacgcccaggctttttgcctggtggttcggcttaacgcagaacacgcctgcagggcagtgaagccgcattgaaggggcaaagagcggcgcagtgaagcgcatgctcgggcgaaaaacgcgaacattagccaaaaatacaaccaaatcgccaaatacgaatttccgttatgggaaattggagttcagttggcgcgttgcgctcgcctaaggtaaagaacataaatgcgagtgccacatcagccaagtcaaagCTTAGGATCGCGTAtcgttttttttcccttgcctcctggcctgcggggccctagcgcgcatgcacacaaaagtaatgcaataaggaaaacgcgaaataatgcggtgacggctgtatcatatctattgtgcgtgctttgttctttttcgACTACAGTGTTTTGTGTTATGAGAAAGTTTcggtgaccagcgaacctatatttagaaccacatttacggttattGCTACAaactgcgggtaggtgtttttatttttccttttttttcgccaCCAACGATGGGtcatcgcaaccgcgatcggttgtgctagacgcgttcttgcgaaaggttggctctatacgcgacccgtgacgcgtggtcggcacattcaagcagtccattgcaaaccgttccaagaagaaggatgctagctccacgttccgctgggagcgctagttcgaagattgtactttttgACCCTCGAgcaagcaccgccatcccacgttttctgtAATACGCTAAGATTCAGAGCGAccgcgaccacttgtctttgtcaatatctcggacacgctttgttttttctttaatccagatcgtcagacgagcccgcgttcacgcgcactcgctctctccgataagcagggaagctcggttggggtgttgtagggccttgcgcatgcgctgctgagctcgtcgcttcgccggccggtcgacgctggcgcggtactggtaatcaacttcgacgtgcatggtgaaacgtcactgtgaaacgtcacgactagaaatgcaatgtgtttgcgagcaatcggagaaatgagagagcccctgtagattagtggaaatgTTCCTCCAAGTATTAGGTTTGCAATtcgcgcctacgaacatgaactagacaaaggatcgaaatgatctgtagccgccttcacttcataaaattcccgtacgaagaaatttgcgtgcgcacgtgatatcccgcatgaaaccagacgataggttaattttagccgttcattttgatttgccgaatgtaaaccagaacactttctccacgcgctcttgaggtttgaatggcAATCAATGACATCgttttttgtatttttgtttgttctatctggaaccaaaagaattcagaacgccatttcaatcttagattcgattcacgccttgcattacgtcacccctggcatatctgatgaacattCTGTggtgttaagcttcatgatcacggcattaaaagtcgccacttcccgaacttTTATcgcgccgatgatgaaccgtatgctggattcttattgtaatgattttatagaaagttttatagtTCTATGTCTAgcttcaaggaaaagaaaaacatcgctcagcattgtataacgcaaaagaacaacaaaattctgcaggttattcatactacaatgagaacactaagAAAAGATGAAAAGATGAAATCtaaacatgctgcaaggagccaacaagtgcaattgaaccaacgaactgaactgaaattatttcatcaagacatgccccgaaaaacgtggccactatcaatgctcatttcaaagctgtttcctttttttgtgacggataataattatcttcccaatggcggatgtgaaaatttcagagcgcggcattttcgaaatctcaaggccccggctgctttctctcttctttaaatatgttgcGGGTGGCAGATGGaaaaaagtttcgcgcacataatttataaacatgtagctgattttcttgaagaacacacaGTGCTGACAAACCACcaaagacaaaattgaatcggtattacgcgcgatgatttcgcaccgcagtaacaaaagggtaacaaacAGACGTTCATTTtatggtgtgtatttcacgtctctcacaataataataaaaagaatgctactgcataaattagcttttctcaaactggatggtttcgatcagcttccttaaattgagttggcgttgattgagtaggtgcgggcctcggtggtttaagatttttgtaaatggcatcattactgaatggatgcggacgtctgcgtgatgtgtgaaactcgcttgaggatcaagggagaacccaaaaaataaaaattggaggacgcttaagcttcgccttcaagagtgggacgcgacagcgttcccgtcgacccgccaaggggtcgacaatgcgctacggcacagcgatcacttacgatgcgccccgcatcggacttagcgcccacctatcacgcggtgagcgtcgagcaacgcagcgttcggcgcggcaacgaaacgtgcgcctgagcgaacggaacgaaccaaagaactcggtgtctcggaggggaaacgatctacgccagccaaacgtcgtgatcggcacgggcagagagatagatagtgatctaaaccgggaggacggcgaagcgtcgtcaggggagagggagtcccgcgacgcgcctggcagcggtcccaatgcgcgcgcggcgcgcctcctgtcggggcagcgccgtacattgagaggagggggtcttctgtgtttgccgcgagatggctctgcgtgtgcggaaagtgcagaagaaatgcagcggaaacgcacttcgcaactcgtgtaattgtgacttctgtacgttacatgttcataattgccgatatacaccgcagtagaacttaccacggctcgtttcgaaggcaacaccgcattcactagaagcgcgtttgcaccgcttggaagcatcgaactcgtggctgagtggtagcgtctccgcctcacactccggagaccctggttcgattcccaccgggccaatcttggaagttgctttttatttatgaagcgcctgccgtgatttatcgctcacggtcaacgccgcaaacgccgacgccgacgtcgacaccgacgccgacacccgacgccgacaccgacgccgacgacaccggcttttctgcgacacgagctccttaacgctatcgcgttaaaatcatgtcatggtgacagaagtggcacatgagtactgttatcgggagaaaaaaaaaggaaaaccacctcgtactagggagacactcctcttacatgtgaagctccaaacaaattgttttatgcgaagcatattacgagagctcaacccagctcctcaggcgcggcggtgtcgccttcaataccacgtgacaccgtgatgtcacgacggcggagaaacggggctccaactcgtgccgtcgctcgcggcgtcgcggcggtatataagcagctgcgcttgcctctgctagacactcacgaggtgatatgcctcctggagacagctgctcgttggaatgagaagcgaaggtggCGGCGtactacagagactgattttctaggtggctttggctcaactcttgcaagatgggctgggtgggaagcgaaccagggtctccggagtgtgagacggagacgctaccactgagccacgagtacgatgcttcaaagcggtacaaaagcgcctctagtgaatgtggtgttgccttagaaacgagctgtttcctCAGGAGTGCGTCCCTTGCtcgggcgcacatttcgttgccgcgccgaacactgcgttgctcggcgctcaccgggtccaatgcggggcgtgtagtcgctgcgccgtagcccattgtcttccaccccttggcgggtcgacgggaacgctgtcgctttccactcttgaaggcgaagcagagtaacgcatgagttgtttcttcgtctagccgaaccaactataaccaagcaacagcagttcaccaggctaaacagtggttcaacaactaaaataaaggctggtatgcttcgcatcctgggtttaaccttagctaagccacagccattttttcttgagacgctctataaagctcctcaaacgcagcacccgtacacgaagacaaatgtccaaactggaaagaaagcatgaAATTCGCGGCggccgtttgctgtgaaacaacgggcaacattacgcaaagtccgctaccacgtcagccggggcggccgcgcttaagcctaaaaatgctcggcgcttaagccaggtagcgtgcaaaaatgctcggcgcttaaacCGCGGGATTGTTGCTAAAATTGTACGTAGttcggcaggagtctgtcggcgcccgcgcgcggcaaagtccgctaccacgtcagccggggcggcgaaaaaaaaaagcagcccacTTGTTTTGGTGTgggcgaggcggcagtcaatgccggcctcgctgttatagccccaggaggaACGCACGCTCCTCTccggagtcctctcgcgaggtcctcgtgtatagcgagcgcctcgcgccaacacacatcgccccgaaaatcggccggttcgagacgccaccGCACCCACTCATGTTTTGGTAGCGCGGCTTtcgacgatgccgaaagccgctttttaTGCGCGCCAccaacaggatgacgaggcactttattgaccacaagaaacgcgcgcgacacagcgcacgcagcgcagctccccgtggctgcttcacgacaatcaagatgggcaacaccctctcgtcgcaggtgctagcagcagcggtcgtctgctgctagcagacgaccacttgcttgctgcgccagcaagactagccgttcgaagcggcgccatactgcgacaacggtccccttccgtttcgcctttttctgcaccgagtttcgacggagggaaaaaaagaaagaaagaaaaaaaaggctgcGCTTatcggcaaccgtttcgtgcgagtcttgaagccggcaaagagctcgctcctcctctgtggtccgtctcgcgagaggacccaacacacacttcgcacctgtcggtactgcgatcgcttttgctcgggaaggatgtacgtttcagttctgtaccgcggacaaaccttccagt
This window harbors:
- the LOC139051870 gene encoding uncharacterized protein gives rise to the protein MLALWQRLDAGKTFVFPALNFAMRCGSLGKAEWSRLDTTLRPLIKRILYLPANAANEYLYGSSAAGAIGITVAGEVSDICRVDNAFKLLSSADTEVQDLALQALTVVTCRRLRRNAEPGDMDAYLSGATEGDFRATVTQLQSVWTEAHKASPNSQGRGGDHH